In Mustela nigripes isolate SB6536 chromosome 2, MUSNIG.SB6536, whole genome shotgun sequence, a single window of DNA contains:
- the MOB3A gene encoding MOB kinase activator 3A: MSNPFLKQVFNKDKTFRPKRKFEPGTQRFELHKKAQASLNAGLDLKLAVQLPPGEELSDWVAVHVVDFFNRINLIYGTIGDGCTEQSCPVMSGGPKYEYRWQDEHQFRKPTALSAPRYMDLLMDWVEVQINDEGLFPTHVGTPFPKNFLQAVKKILSRLFRVFVHVYIHHFDRIAQLGSEAHVNTCYKHFYYFVREFGLIDTKELEPLKEMTARMCH; this comes from the exons ATGTCCAACCCCTTCCTGAAGCAAGTGTTCAACAAGGACAAGACCTTCCGTCCCAAGCGCAAGTTCGAGCCGGGCACCCAGCGCTTCGAGCTGCACAAGAAGGCACAAGCATCGCTGAATGCGGGGCTGGACCTGAAGCTGGCCGTGCAGCTGCCCCCCGGCGAGGAGCTCAGTGACTGGGTGGCCGTGCACGTGGTGGACTTCTTCAACCGCATCAACCTCATCTACGGCACCATCGGCGACGGGTGCACGGAGCAGTCGTGCCCGGTCATGTCGGGCGGCCCCAAGTACGAGTACCGCTGGCAGGACGAGCACCAGTTCCGCAAGCCCACGGCGCTGTCGGCCCCCCGCTACATGGACCTGCTCATGGACTGGGTCGAGGTGCAGATCAACGACGAGGGGCTCTTCCCCACCCACGTCG GGACGCCGTTTCCCAAGAACTTCCTGCAGGCGGTGAAGAAGATCCTGTCGCGGCTGTTCCGCGTGTTCGTGCACGTCTACATCCACCACTTCGACCGCATCGCACAGCTGGGCTCCGAGGCGCACGTCAACACGTGCTACAAGCACTTCTACTACTTCGTGCGCGAGTTCGGCCTCATCGACACCAAGGAGCTGGAGCCGCTG AAAGAAATGACCGCTCGGATGTGCCACTGA
- the IZUMO4 gene encoding izumo sperm-egg fusion protein 4 isoform X2 codes for MALLLCLGLTAALARGCLHCHSNFSEKFSFYRHHVNLKSWWVGDIPVSGSLLTDWGQDTMKELHLAIPAEITREKLNQVANAVYQKMDQLYQGKMYFPGYFPNELRAIFREQVHLIQNAIIESRIDCQRHCGIFQYQTISCTNCTDSHVICFGYNCESSVQWETAVQGLLLYINKWHKEDTDTRTTPAL; via the exons ATGGCCCTGCTACTGTGCCTGGGCCTGACTGCGGCGCTGGCCCGCGGCTGCCTGCactgccacagcaacttctcggAGAAGTTCTCCTTCTACCGCCATCACGTGAACCTCAAGTCCTGGTGGGTGGGCGACATCCCCGTGTCGGGCTCGCTGCTCACCGACTGGGGCCAGGACACGATGAAGGAGCTGCACCTGGCCATCCCCGCGGAGATCA CCCGGGAGAAGCTGAACCAGGTGGCGAACGCCGTGTACCAGAAGATGGATCAGCTGTACCAGGGGAAGATGTATTTCCCCG GGTATTTTCCCAATGAGCTGCGAGCCATCTTCCGGGAGCAGGTGCACCTCATCCAGAATGCCATCATCGAAA GCCGCATTGACTGTCAGCGTCACTGTG GCATCTTCCAGTATCAGACCATCTCCTGCACCAACTGCACCGACTCGCACGTCATCTGCTTTGGCTACAACTGCGA GTCGTCGGTACAGTGGGAAACAGCCGTGCAGGGCCTCCTCCTATACAT AAACAAGTGGCACAA AGAGGACACGGACACAAG AACCACTCCGGCCTTGTGA
- the IZUMO4 gene encoding izumo sperm-egg fusion protein 4 isoform X1, protein MALLLCLGLTAALARGCLHCHSNFSEKFSFYRHHVNLKSWWVGDIPVSGSLLTDWGQDTMKELHLAIPAEITREKLNQVANAVYQKMDQLYQGKMYFPGYFPNELRAIFREQVHLIQNAIIESIFQYQTISCTNCTDSHVICFGYNCESSVQWETAVQGLLLYINKWHKEDTDTRTTPAFLISPSFTCLEPPHLANLTLENASECLTQH, encoded by the exons ATGGCCCTGCTACTGTGCCTGGGCCTGACTGCGGCGCTGGCCCGCGGCTGCCTGCactgccacagcaacttctcggAGAAGTTCTCCTTCTACCGCCATCACGTGAACCTCAAGTCCTGGTGGGTGGGCGACATCCCCGTGTCGGGCTCGCTGCTCACCGACTGGGGCCAGGACACGATGAAGGAGCTGCACCTGGCCATCCCCGCGGAGATCA CCCGGGAGAAGCTGAACCAGGTGGCGAACGCCGTGTACCAGAAGATGGATCAGCTGTACCAGGGGAAGATGTATTTCCCCG GGTATTTTCCCAATGAGCTGCGAGCCATCTTCCGGGAGCAGGTGCACCTCATCCAGAATGCCATCATCGAAA GCATCTTCCAGTATCAGACCATCTCCTGCACCAACTGCACCGACTCGCACGTCATCTGCTTTGGCTACAACTGCGA GTCGTCGGTACAGTGGGAAACAGCCGTGCAGGGCCTCCTCCTATACAT AAACAAGTGGCACAA AGAGGACACGGACACAAG AACCACTCCGGCCTT TCTGATATCACCAAGCTTCACGTGTCTTGAGCCCCCACACCTGGCCAACCTGACTCTAGAAAATGCTTCCGAGTGCCTGACACAGCACTGA
- the IZUMO4 gene encoding izumo sperm-egg fusion protein 4 isoform X3, whose product MALLLCLGLTAALARGCLHCHSNFSEKFSFYRHHVNLKSWWVGDIPVSGSLLTDWGQDTMKELHLAIPAEITREKLNQVANAVYQKMDQLYQGKMYFPGYFPNELRAIFREQVHLIQNAIIESRIDCQRHCGIFQYQTISCTNCTDSHVICFGYNCESSVQWETAVQGLLLYINKWHKEDTDTRTTPAFLISPSFTCLEPPHLANLTLENASECLTQH is encoded by the exons ATGGCCCTGCTACTGTGCCTGGGCCTGACTGCGGCGCTGGCCCGCGGCTGCCTGCactgccacagcaacttctcggAGAAGTTCTCCTTCTACCGCCATCACGTGAACCTCAAGTCCTGGTGGGTGGGCGACATCCCCGTGTCGGGCTCGCTGCTCACCGACTGGGGCCAGGACACGATGAAGGAGCTGCACCTGGCCATCCCCGCGGAGATCA CCCGGGAGAAGCTGAACCAGGTGGCGAACGCCGTGTACCAGAAGATGGATCAGCTGTACCAGGGGAAGATGTATTTCCCCG GGTATTTTCCCAATGAGCTGCGAGCCATCTTCCGGGAGCAGGTGCACCTCATCCAGAATGCCATCATCGAAA GCCGCATTGACTGTCAGCGTCACTGTG GCATCTTCCAGTATCAGACCATCTCCTGCACCAACTGCACCGACTCGCACGTCATCTGCTTTGGCTACAACTGCGA GTCGTCGGTACAGTGGGAAACAGCCGTGCAGGGCCTCCTCCTATACAT AAACAAGTGGCACAA AGAGGACACGGACACAAG AACCACTCCGGCCTT TCTGATATCACCAAGCTTCACGTGTCTTGAGCCCCCACACCTGGCCAACCTGACTCTAGAAAATGCTTCCGAGTGCCTGACACAGCACTGA